From the genome of Thermodesulfovibrionales bacterium:
ATTAAAAATTTACTTCAAAAAATAAATAATGAGGGTTATCATTATAATCTTGAGTATTCAGGAACTGATGAGGAAAATAATAGAATTATCGGGCTTAATCTCATTGAGAAATTTTTTCTTAAGCTCGGTAAAATTCTGAATCAACAAGAAATTGATAATTTAAAAAAGCTTGTTAACGCTTCTAAAAACATATCTGAAACTTTAATAAAATTTAATAAAGAAGCAGGTAAAAATCTTGAAGCAGGAGAAATATTCGGAAATATTCTTACCTTTGCAATATCTGCAAAAACAAAAACTAAAGAGAATTTTTATTATAGAAAACTTCCATCTCTTCCTTTTGGAGACATCCTTCTGCACTGTTTTAAACTACCAACAGGTGAGAATATTTATATTTTTCAGCAAAACAATTCCTATGTAATGATTGACGGTGGCTATGGAATTTATTATGAAGATGTAAAAAAAATGCTTAAAGAAAATGGGATAGATCCTTCACAAATCAAAAAGATATATATATCCCATGCAGATGCTGATCATGCAGGATTAAGTGGATACTTTGAGGAAGAATTTGGTACAGAAGTTTTTATGCATAAAGATTCAAAGGGAATAATAGAAAATGAAAATCGTGCTTTTGGCGCAAACACTCCTCTTAGTGAGCTAAATCAATATTTTACAATTTTGGTAAATAATTTCACAGAGTGCAAATTTCCAAAAAAATGGAAGTACTTTGAAAATCGATTTAATGAAAAGATAAAAGATTTCAAAGTGATTGATTCTTTTGACATTGGTAATCTCATATTTAAAGTATTAGAAAGTCTTGGTGGTCATATTCCCGGACAAGTATTCTTCTTATGTGAATCTGTAGGATTATTTTTTACTGGGGATTATCTTCTTTATGTACCTTCCTTAAAAGAGGAAGAAAAAAATTTACTTAATATTCCTAAATTTTTGATGACAAGTACCAATGCAGATTCAAAGGTATTTCGCAAAGAGATGCAAATTTTAACAGAGCTTAGCATAGAGATAAATGAAAAACTTAAAAAAAATAATAAAGGATTGATCCTTTTACCAGGGCACGGAGATTACTATCCTGCGAAACTGCTTTACTAAATCAG
Proteins encoded in this window:
- a CDS encoding MBL fold metallo-hydrolase, with amino-acid sequence MFQLWQSLEKDSFTCKTKIFVPDKPGILAKIASLFSQNQINITYFYYNRSEHPNRVLIEGRHNDKKAFINLYEDLIKEGCFDEFYDEDLQITNISNILKISVYLENKPGSLAKFAWILKSYDANVIYMIYNEMISENKADIAFYVKDTEQIKNLLQKINNEGYHYNLEYSGTDEENNRIIGLNLIEKFFLKLGKILNQQEIDNLKKLVNASKNISETLIKFNKEAGKNLEAGEIFGNILTFAISAKTKTKENFYYRKLPSLPFGDILLHCFKLPTGENIYIFQQNNSYVMIDGGYGIYYEDVKKMLKENGIDPSQIKKIYISHADADHAGLSGYFEEEFGTEVFMHKDSKGIIENENRAFGANTPLSELNQYFTILVNNFTECKFPKKWKYFENRFNEKIKDFKVIDSFDIGNLIFKVLESLGGHIPGQVFFLCESVGLFFTGDYLLYVPSLKEEEKNLLNIPKFLMTSTNADSKVFRKEMQILTELSIEINEKLKKNNKGLILLPGHGDYYPAKLLY